In a genomic window of Coregonus clupeaformis isolate EN_2021a chromosome 27, ASM2061545v1, whole genome shotgun sequence:
- the LOC121541234 gene encoding transforming growth factor beta-1 proprotein-like has protein sequence MLEGSEQRLELYRRVGDKARYLKSHFVSKEWANRWVSFDVTQTLREWLHEAGEEQGFQLKLPCDCGKPMEEFLFGIADRDGQAEGRYRNTQSAHILLMSLPVERHSQLSSRKKRQTTTEEICSDKSESCCVRRLYIDFRKGWKWIHEPTGYFANYCMGPCTYIWNTENKYSQVLALYKHHNPGASAKPCCVPQVLEPLPMIYYVGRQHKVEQLSNMIVKSCKCSYNYCTYPSLFLSIVFPCTHGDTKWGLILFDATGLV, from the exons ATGCTCGAAGGCAGCGAGCAGAGGCTGGAACTCTACAGAAGAGTTGGAGATAAGGCACGTTACCTGAAGTCCCATTTTGTCTCCAAGGAATGGGCCAATCGCTGGGTGTCCTTTGATGTAACACAGACTCTGAGGGAGTGGCTGCATGAGGCTG GAGAGGAGCAAGGATTCCAATTGAAGTTGCCTTGTGATTGTGGGAAACCAATGGAGGAATTCCTCTTCGGAATAGCAG ATAGGGATGGACAAGCTGAGGGGAGATACAGAAACACTCAAAGCGCTCACATTTTACTGATGTCACTTCCTGTGGAACGCCACAGCCAGCTTAGCTCTCGGAAGAAACGACAAACCACTACTGAAGAGATCTGCTCAGA CAAATCGGAGAGTTGCTGTGTGCGAAGGCTTTACATTGACTTCCGTAAGGGCTGGAAGTGGATCCATGAACCCACTGGCTACTTTGCTAACTACTGCATGGGCCCCTGCACCTATATATGGAACACAGAAAACAAGTACTCCCAG GTACTGGCTCTGTATAAGCACCACAATCCTGGAGCCTCTGCCAAACCCTGCTGTGTTCCACAGGTCTTAGAGCCCCTACCCATGATCTATTATGTGGGGAGACAACACAAG GTGGAGCAGTTGTCCAATATGATTGTTAAGTCCTGCAAGTGTAGCTATAATTACTGTACATATCCCTCCCTTTTCTTGTCCATCGTATTTCCTTGTACTCATGGAGATACAAAATGGGGGCTGATCCTTTTTGATGCCACTGGTTTAGTGTAA